The proteins below come from a single Miscanthus floridulus cultivar M001 chromosome 1, ASM1932011v1, whole genome shotgun sequence genomic window:
- the LOC136536005 gene encoding probable trehalose-phosphate phosphatase 2 codes for MDLKTGLNSPVIADHLPTLASPAAVMTFTTPTSFPSPGLCLNTTKKIPLPGKIEEVRATGWLDLMKASSPTRKRQTKDVICDTQSDDLDLQYHNWTVNYPSALTSFEAISDLAGSKRLALFLDYDGTLSPIVDNPENALMSDEMRAAVRHVASLFPTAIISGRSRDKVFDFVKLNELYYAGSHGMDIMGPVRKTTDSNGVECIRSTDAHGKEVNLFQPASEFLPMITEVYEKLGESVKDVDGARMEDNKFCLSVHYRNVAEDDYKEVFHRVSSVLEDYPCLRLTHGRKVFEVRPVIDWNKGKAVEFLLESLGLNESEDVLPIYVGDDRTDEDAFKVLKASNRGFGILVSSIPKESDAFYSLRDPAEVMEFLRMLAAWKEQST; via the exons ATGGATTTGAAGACAGGCCTCAATTCACCTGTTATTGCTGACCATCTCCCTACGTTAGCATCGCCTGCTGCCGTCATGACTTTCACAACACCTACTAGCTTTCCCTCTCCGGGGCTTTGCTTGAACACTACAAAGAAGATACCTCTGCCTGGTAAGATTGAAGAAGTTCGTGCTACTGGATGGCTTGACCTCATGAAGGCCTCATCACCTACCCGCAAAAGACAGACCAAGGATGTCATCTGTGATACTCAATCTGATGATCTTGATTTGCAATACCACAACTGGACG GTGAACTATCCTTCTGCTTTGACCTCATTTGAGGCAATTAGTGATCTTGCTGGGAGTAAAAGATTGGCATTGTTTCTTGACTATGACGGAACACTTTCACCGATTGTGGACAATCCTGAAAATGCATTAATGTCTGATGAG ATGCGTGCTGCAGTGAGGCATGTGGCATCACTTTTCCCAACTGCAATCATTAGCGGAAGGTCTCGTGATAAG GTTTTTGACTTTGTCAAGCTAAATGAACTATACTACGCTGGAAGCCATGGAATGGACATAATGGGCCCTGTTAGGAAGACTACTGACTCCAATGGCGTGGAATGTATTCGGTCAACTGATGCGCAT GGTAAAGAAGTCAACCTGTTCCAACCTGCAAGTGAGTTTTTACCTATGATCACTGAG GTGTATGAAAAACTTGGTGAGAGTGTTAAGGACGTTGATGGTGCAAGGATGGAAGATAACAAGTTCTGCTTGTCTGTGCATTACCGTAATGTGGCAGAAGAT GACTATAAAGAGGTTTTCCATCGTGTAAGTTCTGTTTTGGAAGATTACCCTTGCCTAAGACTAACGCATGGGAGGAAG GTTTTTGAGGTCCGTCCTGTTATTGATTGGAACAAAGGTAAAGCTGTGGAGTTTTTACTCGAATCGCTTGGGCTCAACGAGAGTGAAGATGTTCTCCCTATCTATGTTGGAGATGATAGAACAGATGAAGATGCATTCAAA GTTCTTAAGGCAAGCAACCGTGGCTTTGGAATATTGGTGTCATCTATACCCAAAGAGAGTGACGCCTTCTATTCCTTGAGGGATCCAGCTGAG GTGATGGAATTTCTGAGAATGTTGGCAGCATGGAAGGAGCAGTCCACCTGA
- the LOC136535995 gene encoding small ribosomal subunit protein mS47-like produces MPRLAAAAAAVARRAGEALRRGALGGLRPLSSLQPSNATSSDEVLVEGKASARAAVLNRPGYLNALTTTMGARLNKFYESWEDNPDIGFVMMKGSGRAFCAGGDVVRLRELISEGKLEECKDFFKTLYMFIYFLGTYLKPHIAILDGVTMGGGGGVSIPGTFRIATDRTVFATPEVHIGFHPDAAASFYLSHLTGHVGEYVALTGEKLNGTDMIALGLATHYSMSGHLDLIDERLAKLVTDDPSVIDSSLAQYGDMVYPDKKSIVHRLEVIDKCFSHDTVEEIVDALESEAASSNEEWCTLALKRLKEASPLALKVSLRSIREGRYQTLDECLVREYRMSMNGISKQFSHEFCEGVRARLVEKDFTPKWDPPALEYVTNDMVDAYFAPLGDLEPELKLPTESREAFV; encoded by the exons ATgccgcgcctcgccgccgccgccgccgccgtagcaCGCCGCGCCGGCGAGGCCCTTCGCCGCGGCGCGCTTGGGGGACTGCGGCCGCTCTCCTCCCTCCAACCGTCGAACGCCACCTCCAGCGACGAG GTGCTCGTGGAAGGAAAGGCAAGTGCGCGCGCCGCCGTGCTCAACCGCCCCGGCTACCTCAATGCCCTCACCACCACCATG GGagctaggcttaataaattttatGAATCATGGGAGGACAACCCAGACATTGGCTTTGTCATGATGAAG GGCAGCGGCCGAGCATTCTGTGCTGGTGGGGATGTTGTTAGATTACGTGAACTTATCAGTGAAG GCAAGCTGGAGGAATGTAAGGATTTTTTCAAGACTTTGTACATGTTCATTTATTTTCTGGGCACGTACTTGAAACCACAT ATTGCCATTCTTGATGGTGTTACTatgggtggtggtggaggtgtttCCATTCCTGGAACATTCCGCATTGCAACAGATAGAACA GTCTTTGCAACTCCAGAAGTTCATATTGGATTCCATCCTGATGCTGCTGCCTCATTTTATTTGTCGCATCTAACTGGTCATGTTG GGGAATATGTGGCCTTGACTGGTGAAAAGCTCAATGGAACAGATATGATTGCTCTTGGCCTTGCTACACACTATTCCATGAGTGGC CATCTGGATCTGATCGATGAACGACTTGCAAAGTTAGTAACTGATGACCCATCAGTTATTGATTCTTCCCTTGCACAATATGGAGACATGGTTTATCCAGACAAAAAAAGCATTGTTCATAG GCTGGAGGTGATTGATAAATGCTTCAGCCATGACACAGTTGAAGAGATTGTTGATGCCTTG GAAAGTGAAGCAGCTAGCTCAAATGAAGAATGGTGTACCTTGGCACTGAAACGATTGAAAGAGGCCTCTCCGTTAGCTTTGAAGGTCTCACTGCGATCG ATACGCGAGGGTAGGTATCAGACACTCGATGAGTGCCTTGTCCGTGAGTACCGCATGTCCATGAATGGAATCTCAAAGCAATTTTCTCATGAATTCTGTGAG GGTGTCAGAGCACGACTAGTCGAAAAAGACTTCACTCCTAAG TGGGATCCTCCTGCCCTTGAATATGTTACAAATGACATGGTTGACGCTTACTTCGCACCCCTTGGTGATTTGGAGCCGGAGTTGAAGCTACCTACAGAATCGCGAGAGGCATTTGTATGA